One region of Dehalobacter sp. 12DCB1 genomic DNA includes:
- a CDS encoding antirestriction protein ArdA, producing the protein MCFPIADYAGIYENLQAIGIGHIAIHDCFVKELSGDYSILKRLEETEINVDELDYLAKRLESFDKYELAQFQGAAVSQDFSNMTDLINLTFCCQSVTVVQGFTDLAAVGRKHHMNLHGGLTEDDLRTVDFHKTALSLLLNEEGTIMPYGVVYENGMELELYYDGLYFPDYRYSGDTLLTVAVTDRSLPEDTKDIAWLYLPVEDCQIERALMRAGIQNEDVRLQYDGSELPAALIDLMDTEENLYELNRLCASFQDLDDGCRQKTEAALQMASPADLTQARNLLSQLDLFDFVPGVSSPEEYGRYMIMESGHFDYDSELDAYYDFKKYGEQRIAGEYGLFAETGYISYHGFVSIDEVMAGVETERMNMTMGEM; encoded by the coding sequence GTGTGCTTCCCCATAGCGGATTATGCAGGAATCTATGAAAACCTCCAAGCCATCGGTATCGGACACATTGCCATACATGATTGCTTTGTCAAGGAGCTTAGCGGAGATTATTCCATCCTCAAACGATTGGAAGAAACCGAAATCAATGTGGATGAACTGGACTATCTCGCCAAACGGCTGGAGAGCTTTGACAAATATGAACTTGCCCAATTCCAGGGCGCCGCCGTCAGCCAGGACTTTTCCAATATGACGGATCTCATCAACCTGACCTTTTGTTGCCAGAGTGTAACGGTCGTTCAGGGTTTTACAGATCTGGCTGCTGTTGGCCGAAAGCACCACATGAACCTTCACGGCGGGCTGACCGAGGATGATCTAAGAACCGTGGACTTCCACAAAACAGCTCTCTCCCTTCTGCTGAATGAAGAAGGGACCATCATGCCTTACGGTGTGGTCTACGAAAACGGCATGGAGCTGGAGCTTTACTATGACGGGCTGTATTTCCCTGATTATCGGTATAGCGGCGATACTCTGCTGACCGTGGCGGTTACAGACCGAAGCCTCCCGGAAGATACCAAGGATATTGCATGGCTGTACCTGCCGGTAGAGGACTGCCAGATTGAACGCGCCTTGATGCGCGCGGGAATCCAGAACGAGGATGTGCGTCTGCAGTATGATGGCAGCGAGCTGCCCGCCGCGCTGATTGACCTGATGGATACAGAAGAAAACCTCTATGAGCTAAACAGGCTGTGCGCCAGCTTTCAGGATTTGGACGACGGCTGCCGCCAGAAAACGGAAGCGGCGCTTCAAATGGCGTCTCCCGCCGATCTCACGCAGGCTCGGAACCTTTTAAGCCAGCTTGACCTTTTCGACTTTGTTCCCGGCGTTTCCTCTCCGGAAGAATATGGCCGGTACATGATCATGGAATCCGGCCACTTCGACTACGACAGCGAGCTGGATGCATACTATGATTTCAAGAAATACGGAGAGCAGCGCATCGCCGGAGAGTACGGTCTGTTTGCCGAAACCGGCTACATCAGCTATCACGGCTTCGTATCCATTGACGAGGTCATGGCGGGAGTTGAAACCGAGCGCATGAATATGACAATGGGAGAAATGTGA
- a CDS encoding S-layer homology domain-containing protein — protein sequence MKQKGKRIGILALVLLFLVCGVIYTAYRLHPENFVRQDEIITRGEFAADLSKELEMDTGNAEKVPPSFSDIDGHWAERYIEALIDAGILDSADYPDGYFRPDDPITRAEIIKMLVRVSGKDDEAKNTQGHSGYDDQDDIKDGNKGYVIVGREEDIIGDTDDGKIHPNDPVTKGESDDLIDKVTPENSTPTPPPSAPSTPEQPATPTPTNPAEPTPTPTPDNPGNDSGGGSGGGSHSHPSAQVQFDFPETAYTDSKIKVMPVWKYMSNFTWTLTKTAVDGSQQPVELADAVTGTLGLEGGTIQFKEDGQYTLTATAKNARGKETVLAKQITVYPVIDLSFELPATTHTDKSVTLTLPLEKLYGHDIVWTATKDGETVSPADILDGTLENGGGTFAFKTKGEYSLTASITDEAGRIFTHTENTKVYPVAAIAFSLPAAAHTDTTLEVVTALTEADGLTVDWSLIKNGEAAALTDAVEGTLENQGGKIRFLDKGVYTLTGTLTDETGSAFEASQTVTVYPIGSIGFYAPEITHTDKIIQVKTSFENLGDAAIQWSLTEDGEAVALSDAVQGELTNQGGNIRFLEKGEYVLKAAFTDPADRTYSYTAPVKVYPVPSISYTLPETAYTDTTVTVAPETSELDGLTVEWMLENGFGFQDLGTYIEGTLDNSGGAIRFKHAGTYELIARITDETGRVFLFENGGKIEVLPVLNISFELPEATHTDRTINLRTRGNNNVLPVNWSLTKDGEPVSLADAVEGNLNAFGGDIRFKDAGDYTLTAAMSDALGRVFSYSASTTVCPIPVVALSTPQVWYAGESGTVGVSGTDLENLAADWTVVTDDRGAEPYSNYASGVLTESGGTITFPVKGQYALILTMTDPTGRTFTESRSFTISPIPTMSINIPPLTYSGEPMAVTAYGNELDGASFNWLISVDGGQPKPYSQYATGTLGAGGGSLAIGTDRTIAVKLFAEVTDVNGRKFTFESNAATVKPIAQFPFSVPSSAHIGSGFNVSLPAVSGLEGRNLTWSLTKGGSPASYTGSLSNSGGSIAVNAIGNYVLTASTTDSAGRTFTYSQSFTITNNAPYKPTGSASVTRTAQNGKLLVNLTAYASDPDGDTVTLEYSGNTADSYYTVGTHTVYVRAKDAWGLYSDWADITFTVTNSAPTTPVITRTPNGNSIAPGVPITITAASTDSDGDAVSYIWEGRPAQTSSAYPLGKNVVRVKAIDATGAESSWAAVIFFVSDPTHGGGMTLTGPESVILEQGIAGATIINYTFTVPPVSGHSGQDFGRVRGYNVLTGQWDQLDYGTTTNGITFSRSLPPGVYSQLEMYYYTNHDCMYNKSNITYSVEFYFE from the coding sequence ATGAAGCAAAAAGGGAAACGCATTGGAATCCTCGCCCTGGTTCTCCTTTTTCTGGTGTGCGGCGTGATCTATACGGCATATCGCCTGCATCCGGAAAACTTCGTCCGGCAGGATGAAATCATCACCCGCGGCGAGTTCGCCGCCGACCTGTCAAAAGAACTGGAGATGGATACCGGGAACGCGGAAAAAGTTCCGCCCAGTTTTTCCGACATCGACGGGCATTGGGCAGAGAGGTACATCGAGGCCCTGATCGACGCCGGCATCCTCGATTCCGCCGATTATCCTGACGGGTACTTCCGCCCCGACGATCCCATCACCCGCGCGGAGATCATCAAAATGCTCGTGCGGGTCAGCGGAAAGGACGACGAGGCAAAAAATACGCAGGGGCACAGCGGCTATGATGACCAGGATGATATCAAAGACGGCAATAAAGGATATGTCATCGTAGGCCGCGAGGAAGATATCATTGGGGATACGGACGACGGCAAGATCCATCCCAATGACCCGGTGACAAAGGGCGAATCCGACGATCTGATCGACAAGGTCACGCCGGAAAATTCCACACCGACGCCTCCTCCGTCTGCCCCAAGCACTCCGGAGCAGCCGGCGACACCCACTCCGACAAATCCGGCTGAGCCTACACCCACACCTACTCCGGATAATCCGGGCAATGATTCCGGGGGCGGTTCGGGAGGCGGCTCTCACAGCCATCCGAGCGCGCAGGTACAGTTTGACTTTCCCGAAACCGCCTACACCGACAGCAAAATCAAGGTCATGCCCGTGTGGAAGTATATGAGCAACTTTACATGGACGCTGACCAAAACCGCCGTGGACGGCTCACAGCAGCCTGTGGAACTGGCGGACGCCGTCACCGGCACGCTCGGTTTGGAGGGCGGCACGATCCAGTTTAAAGAGGACGGACAGTACACGCTGACCGCAACGGCCAAAAACGCCAGAGGAAAAGAAACCGTGCTGGCCAAACAGATCACGGTCTATCCGGTCATTGACCTGAGCTTTGAGCTTCCGGCAACGACCCATACGGACAAATCGGTTACCCTTACCCTCCCATTAGAAAAGCTCTACGGCCACGACATTGTGTGGACAGCAACTAAGGATGGGGAAACCGTTTCGCCGGCCGACATTCTGGACGGCACACTTGAAAATGGAGGCGGCACCTTTGCATTCAAAACCAAGGGGGAGTATTCGCTGACGGCTTCTATCACCGATGAAGCTGGACGCATCTTTACCCATACGGAAAATACGAAGGTCTATCCTGTGGCGGCAATCGCGTTTTCTCTTCCCGCCGCTGCTCACACCGATACGACTCTTGAGGTCGTCACGGCTCTGACCGAAGCCGATGGGCTGACCGTCGACTGGAGCCTGATCAAAAACGGCGAGGCGGCTGCTCTTACGGACGCTGTCGAGGGCACGCTGGAAAATCAGGGCGGGAAGATCCGGTTCCTGGATAAGGGCGTGTATACGCTCACCGGTACATTAACCGATGAAACCGGCAGCGCCTTTGAAGCCTCTCAGACCGTCACCGTCTATCCGATAGGCTCCATCGGCTTCTACGCACCTGAAATCACCCACACCGATAAAATAATCCAGGTGAAAACCAGCTTTGAAAACCTTGGCGACGCTGCCATTCAGTGGTCGCTCACCGAAGACGGAGAAGCCGTCGCCCTTTCCGACGCTGTTCAAGGCGAGCTGACAAATCAGGGTGGCAACATCCGTTTCCTTGAAAAAGGCGAATATGTCCTGAAAGCGGCCTTCACCGACCCCGCGGATAGAACCTATAGTTACACCGCGCCGGTCAAGGTGTATCCGGTTCCAAGTATCTCATATACGCTGCCGGAAACCGCCTACACCGACACCACTGTCACCGTGGCTCCGGAAACCTCGGAGCTGGACGGCCTTACGGTGGAGTGGATGTTGGAAAACGGCTTCGGGTTTCAGGATCTTGGGACATATATCGAGGGCACGCTGGACAACAGCGGCGGCGCTATTCGCTTCAAACATGCCGGCACCTATGAACTGATCGCCCGAATCACCGATGAAACAGGGCGGGTATTCCTGTTCGAGAATGGCGGGAAAATCGAAGTCCTGCCGGTACTGAATATCTCCTTTGAACTTCCCGAAGCGACCCACACCGACCGAACCATCAACCTGCGGACCCGCGGCAATAATAACGTGCTGCCGGTGAACTGGAGTCTCACGAAGGACGGAGAACCCGTCAGTCTTGCCGACGCTGTCGAGGGAAACCTCAACGCCTTCGGCGGAGATATCCGCTTTAAGGATGCCGGAGATTACACCCTTACCGCCGCCATGAGCGACGCGTTGGGCAGGGTATTCTCTTACTCGGCGTCGACCACGGTCTGCCCGATCCCGGTAGTAGCACTCAGTACGCCGCAGGTCTGGTATGCAGGTGAATCCGGAACGGTCGGCGTCAGCGGCACGGATCTGGAAAACCTCGCCGCGGACTGGACAGTCGTGACTGATGACAGAGGCGCTGAACCGTATTCAAATTACGCATCCGGCGTCCTTACAGAATCGGGCGGTACAATTACCTTCCCGGTAAAAGGACAGTACGCGCTGATTTTGACCATGACGGACCCCACCGGCCGCACCTTTACCGAGAGCCGGAGCTTTACAATATCACCCATCCCGACCATGAGCATCAACATCCCACCGCTGACCTACAGCGGAGAACCTATGGCAGTCACCGCCTATGGCAATGAACTTGACGGAGCGAGCTTCAATTGGCTTATCTCTGTCGATGGCGGCCAGCCCAAGCCCTATTCCCAATATGCCACGGGCACTTTAGGCGCGGGCGGCGGCTCACTGGCAATCGGCACGGACAGAACCATTGCAGTGAAGCTGTTTGCCGAAGTGACGGATGTAAACGGCAGAAAATTCACCTTTGAATCCAATGCCGCGACGGTCAAACCGATTGCTCAATTCCCATTCAGTGTGCCATCCTCCGCTCACATCGGCTCCGGCTTTAACGTATCCCTGCCGGCCGTGTCCGGACTGGAGGGCCGAAACCTCACATGGTCGCTGACCAAAGGCGGAAGCCCGGCATCCTATACAGGAAGTCTCTCAAACAGCGGCGGCAGCATTGCCGTCAACGCAATCGGCAACTATGTCCTGACCGCCAGCACGACCGACAGCGCCGGCCGGACGTTCACCTATTCGCAAAGCTTCACCATCACCAACAATGCGCCGTATAAGCCTACCGGAAGCGCGTCGGTCACAAGAACGGCCCAAAACGGCAAACTCCTGGTGAATCTCACGGCCTATGCCTCAGACCCAGATGGCGATACCGTCACTCTGGAATACTCCGGCAACACTGCGGACAGCTACTATACCGTGGGTACCCATACGGTGTATGTCAGAGCAAAAGACGCATGGGGGCTATATTCCGACTGGGCGGATATCACCTTTACGGTGACAAATTCCGCTCCCACAACGCCGGTGATCACCCGCACCCCGAACGGAAACAGCATCGCCCCCGGCGTTCCGATTACCATCACTGCCGCAAGCACCGACTCTGACGGCGACGCTGTCAGCTACATTTGGGAAGGTCGGCCGGCTCAAACAAGCAGCGCTTATCCCCTCGGAAAAAACGTGGTTCGCGTGAAGGCTATCGATGCCACTGGCGCCGAATCTTCCTGGGCAGCCGTTATTTTCTTCGTATCCGATCCAACCCACGGCGGCGGCATGACGCTCACCGGACCGGAATCTGTCATCCTGGAGCAGGGGATCGCCGGGGCGACCATCATCAATTACACCTTCACAGTGCCCCCTGTTTCCGGCCACAGCGGTCAGGACTTCGGACGTGTGCGTGGTTACAACGTGCTAACGGGCCAGTGGGATCAGCTGGATTACGGCACTACCACAAACGGCATCACCTTCAGCCGATCCTTACCACCGGGTGTGTATTCGCAATTGGAAATGTACTACTATACCAACCATGATTGCATGTATAACAAGAGCAATATCACCTACAGCGTGGAGTTCTATTTCGAGTAA